In the genome of Pediococcus claussenii ATCC BAA-344, one region contains:
- a CDS encoding fructose-specific PTS transporter subunit EIIC — protein MEIKQLLKQNLMILDLKASDKDDAINQMVNKLFKEGIIGDKDSYKAGIVKREEESTTGIGDGIAMPHAKDKSVKQAAVLFAKSSDGVDFNSLDGKPVELFFMIAAPEGANNEHLQALAKLSSLLIDPKLVNDLKKAGSSDEVWQLFENAEKAKEKEDQADSSKIESSEKPFIVAVSACPNGIAHTYMAEAALIKSAKEKGIDIKVETNGSEGVKHKLTKDDIERATGVIVTADKKVEMARFDGKELLNRPVIDGINKSGELIDSILADQAPIYHSTGADGETESTSDGSFWGEIYKDLMDGISHMLPFVVGGGIIMAISFLIERSVPSTSMWFTFPNQIGTYAFTFLIPILAGFIAQSIGDLPALMPGFIGGYMATQAAASVIHTTSVAGFIGGLIAGFAAGVIVNWLKKIFQWVPKSLEGLKPMLIYPILGLLLVGGLMFFIVNPIFAGVNAWVTTFLKGMGTGNAVLLGTLLGGMMAIDMGGPFNKAAYAFAIAAYTSTKDGSLMAAVMVGGMIPPLATAVATTVWPSKFTETERQAGISNWILGISFITEGAIPFATADPLRVIVSSVIGSAIGGGLSQFWKVSVPAPHGGLWVIGLADHKIFYVVSIIVGALVAGTIMGIWKPKLKKAV, from the coding sequence ATGGAAATTAAACAATTATTAAAACAAAATTTAATGATCCTAGATTTAAAGGCATCGGATAAGGATGATGCAATTAATCAAATGGTCAATAAATTGTTTAAAGAAGGTATCATAGGGGATAAAGATTCATACAAGGCAGGAATTGTTAAACGCGAAGAGGAGTCTACAACTGGTATTGGCGATGGAATAGCAATGCCTCATGCCAAAGATAAATCTGTTAAGCAAGCTGCAGTTTTATTTGCGAAGAGTAGTGATGGGGTGGATTTTAATTCACTTGATGGAAAACCTGTAGAGTTGTTCTTCATGATTGCAGCACCTGAGGGAGCTAATAATGAGCATTTACAAGCTTTAGCCAAATTATCAAGTCTTTTAATTGATCCTAAACTTGTAAATGACTTGAAAAAGGCTGGTTCGTCAGATGAGGTTTGGCAGTTGTTTGAAAATGCTGAGAAGGCAAAAGAAAAAGAAGATCAGGCTGATTCTTCTAAAATTGAAAGTAGTGAAAAACCTTTCATCGTTGCCGTTTCAGCATGTCCTAACGGAATTGCACACACATATATGGCCGAAGCAGCTCTTATAAAAAGTGCAAAAGAAAAGGGAATTGACATAAAAGTTGAAACAAATGGATCAGAAGGGGTAAAGCATAAATTAACGAAAGATGATATCGAAAGAGCCACAGGTGTAATTGTAACAGCTGATAAAAAAGTTGAGATGGCCAGATTTGACGGGAAAGAACTTTTAAACCGCCCAGTTATTGATGGTATTAATAAATCTGGAGAATTAATTGATTCAATTTTAGCGGACCAAGCTCCAATTTATCATTCAACCGGCGCCGACGGAGAAACAGAATCCACTAGTGATGGTAGTTTTTGGGGTGAAATATACAAAGACTTAATGGATGGAATATCACATATGTTACCGTTTGTTGTTGGTGGCGGTATCATTATGGCAATTTCATTTCTAATTGAACGAAGTGTTCCATCAACAAGTATGTGGTTCACATTTCCAAATCAAATTGGAACATATGCGTTTACATTTTTAATTCCAATTCTGGCCGGATTTATTGCACAGTCAATTGGTGATCTACCAGCGTTGATGCCAGGTTTCATTGGTGGTTATATGGCAACACAAGCTGCAGCAAGTGTTATTCATACTACGAGTGTTGCCGGTTTTATTGGTGGCTTAATCGCAGGTTTTGCAGCCGGAGTAATAGTTAACTGGCTTAAAAAAATATTCCAGTGGGTTCCTAAAAGCCTTGAAGGATTGAAGCCCATGCTAATCTACCCAATACTAGGATTGCTATTAGTAGGCGGTCTAATGTTCTTTATTGTTAATCCAATATTTGCGGGTGTAAATGCATGGGTTACAACATTCTTAAAGGGAATGGGTACAGGGAACGCAGTTTTGCTAGGAACACTTCTAGGAGGTATGATGGCCATTGATATGGGTGGTCCATTTAACAAAGCAGCGTATGCATTTGCTATTGCAGCATATACTTCAACAAAAGATGGTAGTCTTATGGCAGCAGTTATGGTAGGAGGTATGATTCCGCCACTTGCCACTGCCGTTGCAACGACAGTTTGGCCTTCAAAATTCACTGAAACAGAACGTCAGGCTGGAATTTCAAATTGGATTTTAGGTATTTCATTTATTACAGAAGGAGCTATTCCGTTTGCAACAGCAGATCCGCTACGAGTGATTGTGTCAAGTGTAATCGGATCTGCAATTGGTGGAGGACTTAGTCAGTTTTGGAAAGTTAGTGTCCCAGCTCCACATGGTGGTTTATGGGTGATTGGTCTTGCAGATCATAAAATATTCTATGTGGTATCAATAATAGTAGGTGCCTTAGTTGCCGGAACTATAATGGGAATTTGGAAACCAAAATTGAAAAAGGCTGTATAA
- a CDS encoding peptidoglycan endopeptidase translates to MVSNSKSSKSKLLLAGVAGAGLLVAGGSQVATHADSVKVQSNDTVWALSQKFGVSIKSIESLNNINPQSHLIFTGQTLQVPDKKAKTVSVKKSQFSKVIVKSGDSLSAIANEYGVSVDSIVAANNLNSNLIHVGQVLLVPVAGTPAANVVVQTVVQQPVVQTPVASVAPVSSVASQAPVSSVASQAPVSSVASQAPVSSVASQAPVSSVASQAPVSSVASQAPASSTVSVAPVSSVASQAPASSTASVAPVSSVASQAPASSTASVAPVSSVASQAPVSSTASVAPVSSVASQAPASSTASVAPVSSVASQVPASSTASSAVQTETTVSSAAQTPVSSVASQAPQQSSAVQTPASSANNEQVQQSSAASQAPQQSSAAGQNSAASSSSAATSSSANNTNENANVSGSVTSVARQLANNTIPYVWGGKTPAGFDCSGFVSYVYAHSTGQYLPSYTVAMESYVTDKSVSAANPGDLLFWGEHGSTCHVGIYLGNNQFAAAPQPGENVQVESLSSYFYPSFAGSVN, encoded by the coding sequence ATGGTTTCTAATTCAAAATCAAGCAAATCAAAATTATTGTTAGCAGGTGTAGCTGGTGCCGGTTTATTAGTAGCAGGTGGTTCACAAGTTGCAACTCATGCAGACTCAGTTAAAGTACAAAGCAATGACACAGTATGGGCTCTTTCACAAAAGTTTGGTGTTTCAATTAAGAGTATTGAATCATTAAATAATATTAACCCTCAAAGTCATTTAATCTTTACTGGTCAAACCTTACAAGTACCTGATAAAAAAGCTAAAACAGTTTCAGTTAAAAAATCACAATTTTCAAAAGTTATTGTAAAGAGTGGAGACAGTCTTTCAGCAATTGCTAATGAATACGGTGTTTCTGTTGACTCAATCGTTGCAGCAAATAACTTAAATAGCAATCTAATCCATGTTGGTCAAGTACTCTTGGTTCCCGTTGCTGGAACGCCCGCAGCTAATGTTGTTGTACAAACTGTTGTTCAACAACCAGTAGTACAAACACCAGTTGCAAGTGTTGCGCCAGTAAGCTCAGTTGCAAGTCAAGCACCAGTAAGCTCAGTTGCAAGCCAAGCACCTGTATCATCAGTTGCAAGCCAAGCACCTGTATCATCAGTTGCAAGCCAAGCACCTGTATCATCAGTTGCAAGCCAAGCACCTGTATCATCAGTTGCAAGTCAAGCACCAGCATCATCAACAGTTAGTGTTGCACCAGTAAGCTCAGTTGCAAGTCAAGCACCAGCATCATCAACAGCTAGTGTTGCACCAGTAAGCTCTGTTGCAAGTCAGGCACCAGCATCATCAACAGCTAGTGTTGCACCAGTAAGCTCTGTTGCAAGTCAGGCACCAGTATCATCAACAGCTAGTGTTGCACCAGTAAGCTCTGTTGCAAGTCAGGCACCAGCATCATCAACAGCTAGTGTTGCACCAGTAAGCTCTGTTGCAAGTCAAGTACCAGCGTCATCAACAGCTAGTTCAGCAGTACAAACTGAAACGACGGTTTCTAGTGCTGCCCAAACACCTGTAAGCTCAGTTGCAAGCCAAGCACCACAACAATCAAGTGCTGTTCAAACACCAGCTAGCTCTGCAAATAACGAACAAGTTCAACAAAGTTCTGCTGCAAGCCAAGCACCACAGCAATCTAGTGCAGCTGGCCAAAATAGCGCTGCTAGTTCAAGTAGTGCAGCAACTTCTTCAAGTGCAAATAATACTAATGAAAATGCTAACGTATCCGGTTCAGTAACTTCTGTTGCTCGCCAGTTAGCTAATAACACAATTCCTTATGTATGGGGAGGTAAGACTCCTGCCGGATTTGACTGTTCTGGTTTTGTTTCATACGTATATGCACATTCGACTGGTCAATATCTTCCTAGTTATACTGTAGCTATGGAAAGCTATGTTACTGACAAATCTGTATCTGCAGCAAACCCAGGAGATTTACTATTCTGGGGCGAACATGGTAGCACATGTCATGTTGGAATTTATCTTGGTAATAACCAATTTGC